In the genome of Phycisphaerales bacterium, one region contains:
- a CDS encoding DUF5009 domain-containing protein, which produces MSAPTPVRRADALDALRGLAILGMALSGMLPFGTLPDGGTLPTWMYHAQTPPPAHLFDGTLAGLTWVDLVFPFFLFTMGAAMPLALSRRLEVPGGWWRLPAYLLSRGALIALFALYAEHVQPWKLSNPPTTQTWLVVLLAFAIPFAILVELPARWSLHLRGGCRAAGWAAAITLLAMLPHPPDGTTFDLKRTDPILAVLSNVAVAGGLLWAITRNHVGLRVGLLVALLGFRLAAGSDGWSRAVWNWSPLPSQYQFYFLQYLAVVIPGTLAGDVLREWLRPAQPPARPQTPTPRALLGRPGVLALLILALHGVLLGGLQSRQVTLTVVLTLALCAGAITLFARPTDSTSRLLRSLCGWATLWLVVGLIFEPYEGGIRKDRATISYFYVTAGLATYALAFFFVLIDHGGLRRPCVLLIANGQNPMLAYLGIRNLAPPLLHLSGLEGWLVSWTRTPWLGALRGILKTLFLAALVAMFTRLRLIWRT; this is translated from the coding sequence ATGTCCGCCCCGACGCCCGTCCGCCGAGCCGATGCCCTCGACGCCCTGCGCGGCCTTGCCATCCTTGGCATGGCGCTCTCGGGCATGCTGCCGTTCGGAACGCTGCCTGACGGCGGCACCCTCCCGACGTGGATGTACCACGCCCAGACGCCCCCGCCGGCACACCTCTTTGATGGCACGCTTGCCGGGCTGACTTGGGTGGACCTCGTCTTCCCGTTTTTCCTGTTCACGATGGGGGCTGCGATGCCCCTCGCGCTCAGTCGCCGCCTCGAAGTCCCCGGCGGTTGGTGGCGCCTGCCCGCGTACCTCCTGTCGCGGGGTGCTCTGATTGCCCTCTTCGCCTTGTACGCCGAGCATGTCCAGCCGTGGAAACTGAGCAACCCCCCGACCACACAGACGTGGCTCGTTGTCCTGCTTGCTTTCGCAATTCCATTCGCAATCCTTGTGGAGCTGCCAGCACGCTGGTCGCTGCACCTTCGCGGCGGCTGCCGCGCTGCCGGCTGGGCGGCCGCCATCACGCTGCTGGCAATGCTGCCGCACCCACCGGACGGTACGACCTTTGATCTGAAGCGGACCGATCCCATCCTGGCGGTGCTGAGTAACGTGGCAGTCGCGGGCGGTTTGCTGTGGGCGATTACCAGAAATCATGTCGGACTGCGGGTGGGGCTACTGGTCGCGTTGCTCGGATTTCGGCTCGCCGCCGGTTCTGACGGCTGGTCGCGGGCCGTGTGGAACTGGTCCCCCCTGCCGAGCCAGTACCAGTTCTACTTTCTGCAATACCTGGCGGTCGTGATCCCCGGAACGCTCGCCGGTGATGTGCTCCGTGAGTGGCTACGTCCGGCACAGCCGCCGGCTAGACCCCAGACACCAACACCCCGCGCTTTATTGGGCCGACCTGGTGTGCTTGCGCTCCTGATCCTGGCACTGCACGGCGTACTGCTAGGCGGTCTGCAAAGTCGACAAGTCACACTGACCGTTGTACTCACACTGGCCCTTTGTGCAGGTGCCATCACCCTGTTTGCCCGGCCGACAGATAGCACCAGCCGGCTCCTGAGAAGTCTCTGCGGCTGGGCGACCCTCTGGCTGGTAGTCGGTCTCATCTTTGAACCGTACGAAGGTGGGATACGTAAGGACCGCGCCACGATCAGCTACTTTTACGTCACCGCGGGGTTGGCCACCTACGCGCTGGCCTTCTTCTTCGTGCTGATCGACCACGGCGGACTGCGCCGACCGTGCGTTCTGCTCATTGCCAATGGACAGAACCCGATGCTCGCCTACCTCGGAATCCGCAACCTCGCCCCCCCGTTGTTGCACCTCAGCGGCCTGGAAGGGTGGCTCGTGAGCTGGACGCGGACACCGTGGCTGGGGGCGTTGCGCGGGATCCTGAAGACCCTCTTCCTTGCGGCTCTTGTGGCAATGTTTACCCGCTTGCGCCTGATCTGGCGGACTTGA